In Aureibaculum algae, the following are encoded in one genomic region:
- a CDS encoding exo-beta-N-acetylmuramidase NamZ family protein gives MINFNFKNTYFFWVSILVFTLISCKDKSTSENATNNTQISQNTVHDSLSLSDISSDIIISTPVNYLSLIKQKRIGIVGNHTSVVKNKINTFTHLVDTLISLNIDIKKVFAPEHGFRGKADAGEKIADGKDPITGLPTISLYGKNKKPSSEQLKDLDIIIFDIQDVGTRFYTYISTLHYVMEACAEANIPLIVIDRPNPNGHYIDGPMREEKYKSFVGMHPVPIVYGMTIGEYAQMINGEKWLENDVKCDLTVMPLKNYTHQTPYSLPIKPSPNLPNDVSINLYPSLCFFEGTDISAGRGTEMQFQIFGAPFLPKGNFTFKPQSNEGAKNPKFKGELCYGKDLRTVKKLNSINLEWLIETFNESKDKENFFNNFMPKLAGTKKMQQQIEQGLSSEEIKKTWQADIENFKKIRLKYLIYN, from the coding sequence ATGATAAATTTCAATTTCAAAAATACGTATTTCTTTTGGGTTTCTATTTTGGTTTTCACATTGATTTCATGTAAAGATAAATCCACTAGTGAAAACGCAACAAACAACACCCAAATTAGTCAAAACACAGTACATGACAGCTTGTCACTATCAGATATTTCTAGTGATATAATAATTTCTACACCAGTAAATTACCTGAGTTTAATTAAACAAAAACGTATAGGTATTGTAGGTAACCACACTAGTGTGGTCAAAAATAAAATAAATACTTTTACGCACCTTGTTGACACCTTAATATCTTTAAATATTGACATTAAAAAAGTCTTTGCACCTGAACATGGCTTCAGAGGTAAAGCAGATGCCGGTGAAAAAATTGCTGATGGTAAAGATCCTATTACAGGGTTACCAACAATATCATTATATGGTAAAAATAAAAAACCCTCTTCTGAACAGTTAAAAGATTTAGATATTATAATTTTTGATATTCAAGATGTTGGTACAAGATTCTATACGTATATATCAACTTTACACTATGTAATGGAGGCTTGTGCTGAAGCTAATATTCCTTTAATAGTAATTGATCGTCCTAATCCGAATGGGCATTATATTGACGGCCCCATGAGAGAAGAAAAATATAAGAGTTTTGTAGGAATGCATCCTGTACCTATTGTGTATGGAATGACGATAGGTGAATATGCTCAAATGATAAATGGTGAAAAATGGCTAGAAAACGATGTGAAATGTGACTTAACAGTGATGCCTTTAAAAAACTATACGCATCAAACGCCATATAGTCTACCTATTAAGCCTTCTCCGAACCTACCTAATGATGTATCAATAAATTTATACCCTAGTCTATGTTTTTTTGAAGGTACTGACATAAGTGCTGGTAGAGGTACTGAAATGCAATTCCAAATATTTGGAGCTCCATTTTTACCAAAGGGAAATTTCACTTTTAAACCACAATCAAATGAAGGTGCTAAAAACCCCAAATTTAAAGGCGAGTTATGTTATGGAAAAGACTTAAGAACTGTCAAAAAGTTAAATTCAATTAATTTGGAATGGCTGATAGAAACCTTTAATGAAAGTAAGGATAAGGAGAATTTTTTCAATAACTTTATGCCTAAACTAGCAGGTACAAAAAAAATGCAACAACAAATTGAACAAGGATTATCCTCAGAGGAAATAAAAAAAACTTGGCAAGCAGATATTGAAAACTTTAAAAAAATAAGATTAAAATATCTAATCTATAACTAA
- a CDS encoding ABC transporter permease, which yields MNYELFLAKRIITGKQHKSSISSSIIKIAITAIALGIIIMLISIATTVGLQKKIKEKISGFNGHIQIANYEDNNSQITVSPISINQDFYPEFKNVEGIKNVQSFATKAGIIRTESNFEGVIYKGVNTDFDWSFFKTYLVEGHLLNITDKTSNDVLISKFISERLNLKLNDKFNLFFIKDDGSPPNRRVPTVVGIYNSGYKEFDENFIIGDIKIIQRLNKWEADQIGGFEVILDDFDQLEEKGTEVYNQVGSTLNAQTISEKYAPIFEWLDLLDTNIIVIIIIMILIAGINMITALLVLILERTQMIGILKSLGSSNWSIRKIFLYNASYLIVKGLFWGNIIGIGLLLAQKYFGFIKLNPENYYVNEAPVYISINMVLILNISTLILCLLMLLIPSYIVSKINPVKAIKFD from the coding sequence TTGAACTACGAGTTATTTTTAGCTAAAAGAATTATTACTGGTAAACAGCATAAAAGTAGTATATCTTCATCAATTATAAAAATTGCTATTACCGCAATTGCATTAGGAATTATTATCATGTTAATTTCTATTGCCACTACTGTTGGTCTTCAAAAAAAGATCAAAGAAAAAATTTCCGGTTTTAATGGTCATATTCAAATTGCGAATTATGAGGATAATAATTCTCAAATTACTGTAAGTCCCATTTCTATAAATCAAGATTTCTATCCCGAATTTAAAAATGTTGAAGGAATAAAAAACGTTCAAAGTTTTGCAACCAAGGCAGGAATAATTAGAACGGAGTCAAATTTTGAAGGGGTAATTTATAAAGGTGTAAATACCGATTTTGATTGGTCATTTTTCAAAACCTACTTAGTAGAAGGACATCTATTAAATATTACAGATAAAACATCTAATGATGTTTTAATATCTAAATTTATCTCGGAAAGACTGAATCTGAAATTGAATGACAAGTTTAACCTGTTTTTTATAAAAGATGACGGTTCACCACCCAATAGAAGAGTGCCAACGGTTGTGGGTATTTATAATTCAGGGTATAAGGAGTTTGATGAAAATTTTATTATTGGAGACATCAAAATTATACAACGATTAAACAAGTGGGAAGCAGATCAAATTGGAGGGTTTGAAGTGATATTAGATGATTTTGATCAATTAGAAGAAAAAGGAACAGAAGTTTATAATCAAGTAGGGTCAACACTCAATGCACAAACCATTTCTGAAAAGTATGCACCTATTTTTGAATGGCTAGATCTTCTTGATACAAATATTATTGTCATTATTATCATCATGATATTGATAGCGGGCATTAATATGATAACGGCATTACTTGTATTAATTTTAGAACGGACACAAATGATTGGTATTTTAAAATCTTTAGGGAGTTCTAATTGGAGTATCCGTAAAATATTTTTATATAACGCCTCTTATCTAATAGTAAAAGGATTATTTTGGGGTAATATTATTGGAATAGGCTTATTATTAGCTCAAAAATATTTTGGCTTTATTAAACTAAACCCTGAAAATTACTATGTAAATGAGGCACCAGTTTATATCAGTATTAATATGGTCTTAATACTTAACATTAGTACATTAATTTTATGTTTGCTAATGTTGTTAATTCCATCTTATATAGTTAGTAAGATTAACCCTGTAAAAGCAATAAAATTTGATTAA
- the lpdA gene encoding dihydrolipoyl dehydrogenase, translating into MKYDVIIIGSGPGGYVTAIRASQLGFKVAIVEKEKLGGICLNWGCIPTKALLKSAQVYEYLKHVDAYGLKAKEIDKDFSAVIQRSRNVADGMSKGVQFLMKKNKIDVIEGFGKIKAGKKVDVTDTNDKVTEYSADHIIVATGARSRQLPFLPIDGKKVIGYREAMTLPKQPKKMIVVGSGAIGVEFAYFYHSMGTEVTIVEYLPNLVPLEDEEVSKQFGRSFKKSGIKVMTESSVTKVDTSGSGVKAFVKTKKGEEVLEADIILSAVGIKTNIENIGLEDVGIATDKDKIIVNDFYQTNLPGYYAIGDVVHGPALAHVASAEGITCVEKIAGLNPEAIDYGNVPGCTYATPEIASVGMTEAQAKEAGYELKVGKFPFSASGKAQASGNPEGFVKVIFDAKYGEWLGCHMIGAGVTDMIAEAVLGRKLETTGHEVLKAIHPHPTMSEAVMEAVADAYDEVIHL; encoded by the coding sequence ATGAAATACGACGTAATTATCATAGGAAGCGGACCTGGAGGATATGTAACTGCAATTAGAGCATCTCAATTAGGTTTCAAAGTTGCAATTGTTGAAAAAGAAAAATTAGGTGGAATTTGCCTTAACTGGGGTTGTATACCAACCAAAGCTCTATTAAAAAGTGCTCAAGTATATGAGTATTTGAAACATGTAGATGCTTATGGTTTAAAAGCCAAAGAAATAGATAAGGACTTTTCTGCGGTAATTCAAAGGAGTCGTAATGTTGCGGATGGTATGAGTAAGGGGGTTCAATTCTTAATGAAAAAGAATAAGATTGACGTCATTGAAGGATTTGGAAAAATTAAAGCTGGAAAAAAAGTTGATGTTACTGATACTAATGATAAAGTTACTGAGTATTCAGCTGATCATATTATAGTGGCAACGGGTGCTCGTTCTCGTCAATTACCATTTTTACCTATTGATGGTAAAAAAGTTATTGGTTATAGAGAAGCAATGACTTTACCAAAACAACCTAAAAAAATGATTGTTGTTGGTTCTGGTGCAATTGGTGTTGAGTTTGCTTATTTCTATCATTCAATGGGAACTGAAGTAACCATAGTTGAATATTTACCGAATTTAGTGCCTTTAGAAGACGAAGAAGTTTCTAAGCAATTTGGACGTTCTTTCAAAAAGTCAGGTATAAAAGTAATGACTGAAAGTAGTGTTACTAAGGTTGATACTTCTGGTAGTGGAGTAAAAGCGTTTGTTAAAACTAAAAAAGGCGAGGAAGTATTAGAAGCAGATATTATTTTATCAGCTGTTGGAATAAAAACAAATATTGAAAACATAGGATTAGAAGATGTTGGTATTGCGACCGATAAGGATAAAATTATTGTAAATGATTTTTATCAAACCAATTTACCTGGTTATTATGCAATAGGAGATGTGGTTCATGGTCCAGCTTTAGCTCACGTAGCTTCTGCAGAAGGTATTACTTGTGTTGAGAAAATTGCTGGATTAAATCCTGAAGCCATAGATTATGGAAATGTTCCAGGTTGTACATATGCTACTCCTGAAATAGCTTCTGTTGGAATGACTGAGGCTCAGGCTAAGGAAGCGGGTTACGAATTAAAAGTTGGTAAGTTTCCTTTTTCTGCATCAGGTAAAGCTCAGGCCTCTGGAAACCCTGAAGGATTTGTAAAAGTAATCTTTGATGCGAAGTACGGAGAATGGTTAGGTTGTCATATGATTGGAGCAGGTGTTACAGATATGATTGCTGAGGCTGTATTGGGAAGAAAATTAGAGACTACAGGACATGAAGTGTTAAAAGCTATTCACCCTCACCCAACAATGAGTGAAGCTGTTATGGAGGCTGTGGCTGATGCATATGATGAAGTAATTCATTTATAA
- a CDS encoding IS3 family transposase — protein sequence MVSTCNLLGLNRQVYYRALKSRAYRQSIAQKVIALVRAIRNVMPKLGTRKLYHILKSELLILNVGRDKLFRILKANHMLIKPKRNYHITTDSHHRFRKHKNIVSTMEINRPEQIWVSDITYVGTRNNPSYLALVTDAYSKKIVGYNLSNSLAVEGSLQALEMALENRHYREKPLIHHSDRGLQYCSNDYQELLEINNIKASMTEKYDPYENAIAERVNGILKQEFSIAKNIENIHLKSKLITNAIKIYNNLRPHLSNYMLTPTEMHKQNKLKRKQYKSKKLNDISVVKL from the coding sequence ATAGTTTCTACCTGTAACTTACTTGGGCTTAATAGACAGGTTTATTATAGAGCACTTAAATCAAGAGCTTACAGACAATCTATTGCACAAAAGGTAATTGCTTTAGTGCGTGCAATCCGTAACGTGATGCCTAAACTAGGCACAAGAAAATTATATCACATACTCAAATCGGAGTTGTTGATATTGAATGTAGGAAGAGACAAACTATTTAGAATACTTAAAGCAAATCATATGCTTATAAAACCTAAAAGAAACTATCATATAACAACTGATTCTCATCATAGATTTAGAAAGCATAAAAATATTGTAAGTACTATGGAGATAAACAGACCAGAACAGATCTGGGTTAGTGACATTACCTATGTTGGAACAAGAAACAATCCATCGTACCTAGCATTGGTTACTGATGCTTATTCAAAAAAAATAGTTGGATATAATCTTTCTAATAGTCTTGCGGTAGAAGGCTCATTACAAGCCTTAGAGATGGCTCTAGAAAATAGACACTACAGAGAAAAGCCGCTAATCCATCACTCAGATAGAGGATTACAATACTGCTCTAATGACTATCAAGAATTGTTAGAGATTAATAATATAAAAGCTAGTATGACCGAAAAATATGATCCTTATGAAAATGCAATCGCAGAAAGAGTTAATGGTATATTAAAACAAGAATTCAGTATTGCTAAAAATATTGAAAATATTCATCTCAAGAGTAAATTAATTACTAATGCAATCAAAATATATAACAACCTTAGACCGCATTTATCAAACTATATGTTAACACCAACAGAAATGCACAAGCAAAATAAACTCAAAAGAAAACAGTATAAATCAAAAAAGCTTAACGATATTAGTGTCGTTAAGCTTTAA
- a CDS encoding DUF3829 domain-containing protein: MTLKRIIVLSLFSIVFYACNNNIDENLNNQANSISVQKSSAYDQKLMKIASVDKSFANYSVRAFEVYNDYVSLFGSNPDKIELDKIVNFSQIDDSQIHSLKLLDSAITLPVLKELNPFIRSYKINARAFAVTINSCKSYFTKKEYKKDKYDQAGVLHKLTIDIYSKFKKSDSILRIKSKKIAQSLENEYLYSLNEAGLEVEYLALVGKKDVDNLNTLLSSSTYNDLKVEKLASLHDKIETTFNKLTELKQTDLKQFSHNTTVYYSNLEQLNQSFNELIQRKHDKKKFSKDELKKLNENKIAASSVNGSIEAVLLSCEKLTDSFKDYKSDKAYTNPKIASTKTEIANSVKIPSAIK; this comes from the coding sequence ATGACACTAAAAAGAATAATTGTACTCTCACTTTTTTCAATTGTATTTTATGCTTGTAATAATAACATTGATGAAAATTTGAATAATCAGGCAAATAGCATTTCTGTACAGAAATCATCAGCTTATGATCAAAAATTAATGAAAATAGCCTCAGTTGATAAAAGTTTTGCTAATTATTCGGTTAGAGCTTTTGAAGTTTATAATGATTATGTCAGTTTATTTGGAAGTAACCCTGATAAAATAGAATTGGATAAAATTGTTAATTTTTCTCAAATTGACGATTCCCAAATTCATTCTTTAAAACTTTTAGATAGTGCTATTACTTTACCAGTTTTGAAAGAGCTCAATCCATTTATTAGATCTTATAAAATAAATGCAAGAGCTTTTGCGGTAACCATAAATAGCTGTAAGTCTTATTTTACGAAGAAGGAATATAAAAAAGATAAATATGATCAGGCAGGCGTATTGCATAAACTAACTATAGATATCTATTCTAAATTTAAGAAATCAGACAGTATTTTAAGAATAAAAAGCAAAAAAATAGCTCAAAGTTTAGAAAATGAATATTTGTACTCCTTGAATGAAGCAGGATTAGAAGTTGAGTATTTAGCACTAGTAGGGAAAAAGGATGTGGATAATTTAAACACCTTACTAAGTTCTAGTACTTATAATGATTTAAAAGTGGAAAAACTAGCTAGTTTACATGACAAAATTGAAACCACTTTTAACAAGTTAACGGAGTTAAAGCAAACTGATCTAAAGCAATTCAGTCATAATACAACAGTCTATTATTCAAATTTAGAACAATTGAATCAATCTTTTAATGAACTTATTCAACGTAAACATGATAAGAAGAAGTTTTCCAAAGACGAGTTGAAAAAGCTAAATGAAAATAAAATAGCTGCTAGTTCCGTAAATGGCTCAATAGAAGCGGTATTACTTTCCTGTGAAAAATTAACGGATTCTTTTAAGGATTATAAATCAGATAAGGCTTATACTAATCCTAAAATAGCGAGTACAAAAACGGAAATTGCCAATAGTGTTAAAATACCAAGTGCAATTAAATAA
- a CDS encoding zinc-dependent peptidase yields MKLIYKSLSYLFKSSTKEECHKILMHSNIYYEGLSQKKKETFLVRTLIFRFRTNFDSKPDFILTQKMKTIISSAFAQITFGLNMHTLSKFNHVFITPSSYAYKHNNVLLDGDVNLRTKRVNMSWPTVKKGFEINDDALNLAIHEFGHCLIFENTARSYLSRIFKENAFEKWKKHAHLKYLKIKNKENVVLRDYAGSNLIELFSVSLETFFEKPHHFYDNEPELFLSMVILLNQDPRNKPNPLNLRK; encoded by the coding sequence TTGAAACTAATTTATAAATCGCTTAGTTACCTTTTTAAATCATCTACAAAAGAGGAGTGTCATAAAATATTAATGCATTCTAATATTTATTATGAAGGGTTGTCTCAGAAAAAGAAAGAAACCTTTCTTGTTAGAACCTTAATTTTTCGCTTTAGAACCAATTTCGATTCTAAACCTGATTTTATCTTGACGCAAAAAATGAAAACCATTATTTCAAGTGCTTTTGCTCAAATAACATTTGGATTGAACATGCACACTTTATCCAAATTCAACCATGTATTTATTACTCCTTCATCATATGCTTACAAGCATAATAATGTACTTTTAGATGGCGATGTAAACTTACGTACAAAACGCGTTAATATGTCATGGCCTACCGTTAAAAAAGGGTTTGAAATAAATGACGATGCATTAAATTTGGCCATTCATGAGTTTGGTCATTGTTTGATTTTTGAAAATACTGCAAGGTCCTATTTAAGTCGAATTTTTAAAGAAAATGCTTTTGAAAAATGGAAAAAGCATGCTCATTTAAAATACCTGAAAATAAAAAATAAAGAAAATGTGGTTTTAAGAGATTATGCCGGAAGTAATTTAATTGAACTCTTCTCTGTTTCATTAGAAACATTTTTTGAAAAACCGCATCATTTTTATGATAATGAACCTGAGTTATTTTTAAGTATGGTTATATTGTTAAATCAAGATCCTAGAAATAAACCAAACCCATTAAATTTAAGAAAATAG
- the tpx gene encoding thiol peroxidase, whose protein sequence is MAAITLKGNSIHTTGELPKVGAQAPDFKLVKTDLSESTLSDYKGSNVILNIFPSVDTGTCAASVRHFNKEASELKNTKVLCISRDLPFAQARFCGAEGIENVINLSDFATGDFGKDYGLTISDGPLAHLHSRAVIILDASGKVIYEEQVPEIVDEPNYKAALEALHS, encoded by the coding sequence ATGGCAGCAATAACTTTAAAAGGAAATAGTATACACACAACAGGTGAATTACCAAAAGTTGGAGCACAAGCTCCTGATTTTAAGTTGGTAAAAACGGATCTTTCAGAATCTACCTTATCAGATTATAAAGGTTCTAACGTAATATTAAATATTTTTCCAAGCGTTGATACAGGCACATGTGCAGCTTCAGTAAGACATTTTAATAAGGAAGCTTCAGAATTAAAGAATACAAAAGTTTTATGTATTTCAAGAGATTTACCTTTTGCACAAGCAAGATTCTGTGGTGCTGAAGGAATTGAAAATGTAATTAATTTGTCCGATTTTGCCACAGGTGATTTTGGTAAGGATTATGGATTAACAATTTCTGATGGACCTTTAGCTCATTTACATTCAAGAGCCGTTATTATTTTAGATGCATCAGGTAAGGTAATATATGAAGAGCAAGTACCAGAAATAGTTGACGAACCAAATTATAAGGCAGCATTAGAAGCTTTACATAGCTAA
- a CDS encoding diacylglycerol kinase: MKNPNDSFLKGRLRSLKFALRGAFLLITTEHSIMVQFSIAVLITIFGFVMQISATEWMFQLLAIGMVLVAESLNTGIEKLSDFIHPDYHKRIGFIKDISAGAATFAAIIAVIIGLIIYIPKFS, translated from the coding sequence ATGAAAAATCCGAACGATAGTTTTTTAAAGGGCAGGCTAAGGAGTTTGAAATTTGCTTTAAGAGGGGCCTTTTTACTGATTACTACAGAACATAGCATAATGGTGCAGTTTTCTATTGCAGTATTAATAACCATTTTTGGATTTGTAATGCAAATTTCTGCTACGGAATGGATGTTTCAACTGTTGGCTATAGGAATGGTTTTAGTTGCGGAGTCCTTAAATACAGGAATTGAAAAGCTTTCAGATTTTATACATCCAGACTATCATAAAAGGATAGGGTTTATAAAAGATATTTCTGCTGGAGCAGCAACCTTTGCTGCAATTATTGCCGTAATTATTGGTTTAATAATTTATATTCCAAAGTTTTCTTAA
- a CDS encoding DNA translocase FtsK: MAKKKKTTTKTASKTKKKNGIVSFFKSKQTHLVFGIFLALFGIFLLVSFLSFFNTWKADQSQLHLFSDRLAETKNLLGKIGANISHFFIYKGFGISAFIIPFLMFFSGLYILFNISFKAMRTAWFWGVVFMIWLSVAVGFFFPKKALLSGVIGFELNDYLIDFIGKIGIFLILLFTALAYVISKFKVTPESLKANLPKRITKNSKSVGIDDITDEGYIAETIPEKPLSELELKVTTKKADPVQKQEPKIVVKEEVKVTPNKLEVTPTVHEEVKIEVEKTFEEDHLVESLSNKLVDDFGEFDPTLELSEFKFPSLDLLKDYGNENITIDQEELEANKDKIVETLNNYKIGIANIKATIGPTVTLYEIVPEAGVRISKIKNLEDDIALSLAALGIRIVAPIPGKGTIGIEVPNKNSTIVSMKSVLSTQKFQTSKMELPLALGKTISNETFVIDLAKMPHLLMAGATGQGKSVGLNAVLTSLLYKKHPAEVKFVLVDPKKVELTLFNKIERHYLAKLPDSEDAIITDTTKVIHTLNSLCIEMDNRYDMLKDAYVRNIKEYNVKFKTRKLNPENGHAFLPYIVLVIDEFADLIMTAGKEVETPIARLAQLARAVGIHLIVATQRPSVNVITGIIKANFPVRVAFRVTSKIDSRTILDAQGADQLIGKGDMLISTGNEVTRLQCAFVDTPEVDRITDFIGSQRAYASAHLLPEYIGEESGTGIDIDMSDRDELFEDACHVIVNAQQGSASLLQRKLKLGYNRAGRIIDQLEAAGIVGKFEGSKARQVLVADILALEQLLKDEKGL, from the coding sequence ATGGCAAAAAAGAAAAAGACTACAACTAAAACAGCATCAAAGACCAAGAAAAAAAACGGTATTGTTAGTTTTTTTAAGAGTAAACAAACACACCTTGTTTTTGGTATTTTCTTAGCACTTTTTGGTATCTTCTTATTAGTATCTTTTCTATCCTTTTTTAATACTTGGAAGGCAGATCAAAGTCAATTGCATTTGTTTTCTGATCGTTTGGCAGAGACCAAAAATTTATTAGGAAAGATAGGTGCAAATATTAGCCACTTTTTTATTTATAAAGGTTTTGGTATTTCCGCATTTATTATTCCTTTTTTAATGTTTTTCTCTGGGCTTTACATCTTATTCAATATTTCGTTTAAAGCTATGAGAACGGCATGGTTCTGGGGAGTAGTTTTTATGATTTGGTTGTCAGTAGCAGTAGGATTCTTTTTTCCGAAAAAGGCTTTGTTATCGGGTGTTATCGGTTTTGAACTTAATGACTATCTCATAGATTTTATTGGTAAAATTGGTATTTTCTTAATTTTACTTTTTACAGCCTTGGCTTATGTAATTTCTAAATTTAAAGTAACACCAGAAAGTTTAAAGGCAAATCTTCCGAAAAGGATTACAAAAAATTCTAAAAGTGTTGGTATTGATGATATAACAGATGAAGGTTATATCGCAGAAACGATTCCGGAAAAACCACTTTCAGAATTAGAATTAAAAGTAACTACAAAGAAAGCAGATCCTGTTCAAAAACAAGAACCTAAAATAGTGGTTAAGGAAGAGGTTAAAGTAACACCTAATAAGTTGGAAGTTACTCCAACGGTACATGAAGAGGTGAAGATTGAAGTTGAAAAAACATTCGAAGAAGATCACCTTGTAGAAAGTCTTTCTAATAAATTAGTGGATGACTTTGGTGAGTTTGACCCGACTTTAGAACTTTCAGAATTTAAATTCCCAAGCTTAGACTTATTAAAGGACTACGGCAATGAGAATATAACCATTGACCAAGAAGAACTTGAGGCCAACAAGGACAAAATTGTAGAGACTTTAAATAATTATAAAATTGGTATAGCTAATATTAAAGCGACCATTGGACCGACAGTTACCTTATATGAAATTGTTCCAGAAGCCGGTGTAAGAATTTCTAAAATTAAAAATTTAGAAGATGACATTGCTTTGTCATTAGCCGCTTTGGGTATTCGTATTGTTGCACCAATTCCTGGTAAAGGAACGATTGGAATTGAGGTGCCAAATAAAAATTCGACTATTGTATCGATGAAGTCGGTATTATCTACGCAGAAATTTCAAACTTCTAAGATGGAATTGCCGTTGGCATTAGGTAAAACAATTTCGAATGAAACTTTTGTAATTGATTTAGCTAAAATGCCTCACTTGCTAATGGCGGGTGCTACAGGTCAAGGTAAATCAGTTGGTTTAAATGCGGTGTTAACTTCTTTACTTTATAAAAAGCATCCTGCAGAAGTTAAGTTTGTATTGGTAGATCCCAAAAAAGTAGAATTGACCCTGTTTAATAAAATTGAGCGTCATTATTTAGCCAAATTACCAGACAGTGAAGATGCGATTATTACAGATACAACCAAAGTTATACACACATTGAATTCATTGTGTATTGAGATGGATAATCGCTACGATATGCTTAAGGATGCATATGTAAGAAATATCAAAGAATATAACGTAAAGTTTAAGACAAGAAAATTAAATCCCGAAAACGGACATGCATTCTTACCCTATATTGTATTAGTAATTGATGAGTTTGCAGATTTAATTATGACAGCAGGTAAGGAGGTTGAAACACCTATTGCTCGTTTGGCACAATTGGCAAGGGCAGTTGGTATTCATTTGATAGTGGCAACGCAAAGACCATCAGTAAATGTTATTACAGGTATCATTAAGGCGAATTTCCCAGTTAGGGTAGCCTTTAGAGTAACTTCTAAAATAGATTCTAGAACTATTTTAGATGCACAAGGAGCAGATCAATTGATTGGTAAAGGGGATATGTTAATCTCTACAGGTAATGAAGTTACAAGGTTGCAATGTGCTTTTGTCGATACCCCAGAAGTTGATAGAATAACTGATTTTATAGGCTCGCAAAGAGCATATGCAAGTGCACATCTATTACCAGAGTATATTGGTGAAGAAAGTGGCACAGGTATTGATATAGACATGTCAGATAGAGATGAACTGTTTGAAGATGCGTGTCATGTTATCGTAAATGCACAACAAGGTTCAGCTTCATTATTACAAAGAAAATTGAAATTAGGTTACAATAGAGCGGGTCGGATTATAGATCAATTAGAGGCTGCAGGTATTGTAGGTAAATTTGAAGGAAGTAAGGCGAGACAAGTTTTAGTGGCTGATATTTTAGCCCTAGAGCAATTATTAAAGGACGAAAAAGGGCTATAG
- a CDS encoding LolA family protein yields the protein MRKIITTVILILSISFAYAQDDAKAKKLLDDVSNKISKYENIYVQFKYNLDNTKEKVHQETRGDVTMKGDLYNVNFLGTNQFFDGKKTYTIITEDEEVNISDAEDNEEGTITPSKFFTFYKKGFNYKWDVIEDISGRKIQYIKLIPIDSNSDIKHILLGVDINTNHIYKLIETGNNGTVTTLTVSEFKTDQAISKTLFTFDKSKYENYIINDL from the coding sequence ATGAGAAAGATAATTACTACCGTTATATTAATTCTTAGTATTTCATTTGCATATGCACAAGATGATGCAAAAGCAAAAAAGTTATTAGATGATGTTTCTAATAAAATAAGTAAATATGAAAATATTTATGTTCAGTTTAAGTATAACTTAGACAATACAAAGGAAAAGGTACATCAAGAAACAAGAGGTGATGTAACTATGAAGGGAGATTTGTATAATGTTAATTTTTTAGGTACTAATCAGTTTTTTGATGGTAAAAAAACCTACACTATTATTACAGAAGATGAAGAGGTAAACATTTCTGATGCAGAAGATAATGAAGAAGGCACCATTACACCTTCAAAATTTTTTACATTCTATAAAAAGGGATTCAATTACAAGTGGGACGTCATTGAAGACATAAGTGGAAGAAAAATACAGTATATAAAATTGATACCGATTGATAGTAATTCTGATATAAAACATATCTTATTAGGTGTTGATATTAATACAAATCATATTTATAAATTGATTGAAACAGGTAATAACGGAACGGTTACTACGCTAACCGTTTCTGAATTTAAAACGGATCAAGCAATATCAAAAACACTTTTTACTTTTGATAAATCTAAATATGAAAATTACATTATAAATGATCTATAA